A stretch of DNA from Nocardioides sp. Arc9.136:
CCAGGGTCGTGCCCGCGGAGGAGGGGGTCATCGCGGCACGCTCCGCAGGTGGTCGGGGACGCCGAAGGACTGCACGGCGATCCGCTTCTCCACGGGGTAGACCTCGCGGCCGGTGATCGCCGCGATGATCACCGAGTTCCGGTAGGCACCCATGCCGAGGTCGGGTGCGACGAAGCCGTGGGTGTGCTCCTCGGCGTTCTGCACGAAGACCTCGGAGCCACCGTGGTCGACGGCGTAGGTCGCCGACGCGAGGTACCGCCCCTGCCCGTCCAGCCGCAGCCGGTCGCGCACCGGCTGGAGGAAGTCCGGCACGCGCGCGGCGTACCCGGTCGCGAGCACGAGGCCCTCGGTGCGCACCGAGACGTCCTCCCCGGTCTCGTCGTGGTGCAGCCCGAGCGTGTACGCCGTGCCGTCCCAGGCCGCCTCGGTCACGGCCGTGCCGGTCATCAGCGTGGTGCGCGGTCCGGCGCCCTGCACCCGCAGGCGGTAGTGCAGGTCGAAGATCGCGTCGACGAGGTCGCCGCTGATGCCCTTGTAGAGCGAGCGCTGCTCGCGCAGCAGCCGGTCGCGCGTCCCGGCCGGGAGCCCCTGGAAGTACGTCGTGTACTCCGGAGAGGTCATCTCGAGGGTGAGCTTGGTGTACTCCATCGGGAAGAACCGGGGGCTCCGCGTCAGCCACACCAGCTCGTAGTCGTGGTCGGGGCTCTCGCCGAGCAGGTCGTGGTAGATCTCCGCCGCGCTCTGCCCGCTGCCGACGATCGTGATCCGCGGCAGCCTCTGGAGCGCCTGCTTGTGGACGAGGTAGTCCGCGGAGTGGATGGCCGGCCCTCCGGCGTCGCGCACGCAGGAGAGCACGCGCGGCTGCGTGCCGGTGCCGAGCACGACCCGCCGGCCGCGGAACACCTCCCCGCGGGCGGTCGTCACCACGTAGCAGCTGCCGTCGTGCTCGACCGCGGTCACGGCCTGCCCGAAGCGCACCGACCCGAGCCGCTCGGCGGCCCAGCGGCAGTAGTCGTCGTACTCCCGGCGCAGCGGGTAGAAGGACTCGCGGATGTAGAACGGGTAGAGGTTGCCGGTCTCCTTGAGGTAGCTCAGGAACGACCAGCGCGAGGTCGGGTCGGCCATCGTCACCAGGTCGGCGAGGAACGGCACTTGCAGCGTCGCGTCGTCGAGCATCATCCCGGGGTGCCACGCCAGGTGGTCCCGCGCCTCGAGGAAGACGCAGTCCAGGTCCTCGACCGGGTCGGCGAGGCAGGCGAGGCCGAGGTTGAACGGGCCCAGCCCGATGCCGACGACGTCGTGGACGTGGCTGTCGGAGGTAGCGCTCATGCCGCCACCTCCGCGGTGAGCTCGCGGCCGAGCCCGGCGACGGCGTCGGTGACCGCGAGGACGTCCTCGAGGGTGGCCATCGGGTTCAGCAGGGTGAGCTTGAGCCAGCAGCGCCCGTCGACCTTGGTGGCGGCGACCATGGCCGCACCGCGCTCGTAGAGGGTGGCGCGGATGCGGCCGGCGAGCAGGTCGGCGGTGTCCTCCGCCAGCCCGGCGGGCCGGTAGCGGAACACCACCGTCGAGAGCTGCGGCGTCGCCGCCAGCTCGAGGTCCGGGTGGTCGGCCAGCCGCGCGCCGACCGCGGTGGCCAGGTCGACGACGTCCTCGACGTAGCCGCCGATGGTGTCGGGCCCCATCACGCGCAGCGTCAGCCACAGCTTGAGGGCGTCGAACCGGCGGGTGGTCTGCAGGCTCTTGTCGACCTGGTTGGGGTGCCCCGTGCCCTCGGGGTCCTTCGGGTTCAGGTAGTCGGCGTGCCAGGTCACGTGGCCGAGGTGGCGCCCGTCGCGGACGACCAGTGCGCTGGAGGAGACCGGCTGGAACCAGGTCTTGTGGTAGTCCACCGTCACCGAGTCGGCCCGCTCGATGCCGTCCAGGCGCGGGCGGAGCCGGGCGGAGGCGAGCATGCCGCCGCCGTACGCCGCGTCGACGTGCAGCCACGCGCCGTACGCCGAGGCGAGGGCGGCGACCGCCGGCAGCGGGTCGACCGCGCCGAAGTCGGTGGTGCCGGCCGTCGCGACGACGGCCATCGGCACCAGCCCCGCCTCCCGGACGCCGGCGAGCGCCCGGCCGAGCGCGGCGGGGTCCATCCGGTGGTCGGCGTCGACGGCAACGGTGACGACGGCGTCGGGGGGGAGGCCCAGCAGCCGGGCGGCCTTCTGCACGCTGAAGTGGCCGTCGACCGAGGCCAGGACCCGCAGGTCCGTCACCGGGTGGCCGGCGACCAGCGCGGCGTCGCGCGCCAGGTGCAGCGCCTGGAGGTTGGACTGCGTCCCGCCGCTGGTGAAGACGCCGTCGGCGCCGGCTCCGAAGCCGATCCGGGCGGCGGTCCAGTCGACCAGGTGCCGCTCGACGAAGGTGCCACCGACGCTCTGGTCGAAGGTGTCGAGGGAGGAGTTGACCGAGGACACGAAGAGCTCGGCGAGGAGCGCCGGCACCACGACGGGGCAGTTGAGGTGCGCGACGTACGACGGGTCGTGGAACCAGACCGCGTCGTCGAGCCAGACCCGGCTCATCTCGGCGAGCGCGGCGCCGGTGTCGCCGAGCGGGCGGTCCAGGTCGACGTCGGCGACGACCTTCGCGGCCTGCTCGGGCAGCACGCCGGTCGCGGGCCCGGACTGGGCGCGCAGCGCGTCGGCGAGGTGGTCCAGGCCGAGGCGCATGCTGGCGAGGAAGTCGTCGAGGTGGTCGGGGTGGAACAGGTGGCGGGTGTCGCGGGCACGCTGGCGCGTCGGTGAGGCTGGGAGCACGAGCCTTGTCCTTCCGAGTTAGGTAAGGCTCACCTTATTGACACCCGACGACGGGTCCGCAACCCCTGGCCCGGTCCCTGGGACTCTTGTCACACTCCGGCCGCGTCGCGGCCGCGCGAGGAGGGAGGGCTCAGCGCGGGGAGAGGGCGACGATCGCGACGTCGTCGTGGGTGACCCCGGACTGGAACGCGACGACCTCGTCGGTGAGCGCCTCCACCAGGCTCGCGACGTCGCCGGTCCCGAGCCGGTCGAGGGTGGCCAGCAGGCGCTCGTCGCCGAAGTAGGCCTCCGCGCCTCGCGCCTCGGTGACCCCGTCGGTGTAGAGCACGAGCGCCTCGCCCGGCAGCACCCGCAGCTCGACCTCGGCCCAGGTCTGGTCGCCGAGCACGCCCACGAGCGGGCCGCCCACCGCCAGCTCGACCGGGCGCCGGCCGGGCCGCAGCAGGATCGGCGGAGGGTGTCCGCCGGCGCTGACGGTGACCTGCCAGGCGCCGTCCGCCTCGCGCCTCATGCGCATCAGCACGACCGTGCAGAAGCGCTCGGTCTCGTGGGCGCCGACGACGTCGTTGAGCTCGGCCAGCAGGTCGGAGGGCCGGTGGTGGAGCACGGCGAGCGCGCGCACGGTGTTGCGCACCAGCGAGGTCACGACCGCCGCGTCGACGCCCTTGCCGGACACGTCCCCGAGCACGACGACGTGCTCGTCGGGGGCCGTGGGGAAGACGTCGTAGAAGTCACCGCCGACCTGCGTGCCGTCGCCGGCGGGGCGGTACGCCGCGGCGAGGTCGAGCCCGGGGACCTGCGGCGGGACCGGCGGGATGAGCGTCTGCTGCAGGGTGCGGGCCAGCGAGCGGGCCCGGTCCTCGGCGGCCCGGGCCTCGTCGCGGGCGCGCAGCAGGTCCTGCTCGTAGCGCCGACGTTCGGTCGCCTCGAAGACCGCGACGTGGACCTCACGCTCCGCCCCGTCCGCCCCGTCCGCCCCGTCCGGCTCGTCCGGCTCGCGCACGAGGGTCGCGTTGAGGAGCACCGGGAGCCGGGCGCCGTCCGCGCAGCGCAGGTCGACGGCCAGCTCGTGGACCGAGCCCTGGAGCCGCAGCAGCGGCGCGTAGTGGGTCTCGTGGAAGATCCGCCCGCCCGGGGTCAGCAGCTCGACCAGTCGTCGGCCGACCACCTCCTCGGCGCTCCGCGCCGTCCAGCGCAGGAACGTCGCGTTCACCGTCACGACCCGGCCGTCCGGGTCGGTCGTCAGGAGGCCGCACGGGGCCCGGTCGAGCAGCCGTGCGGCCGGCTCGGCCTGCTGGAGCCCACCCGTCGCGGGGCTCAGGCCGCGGCCTGCTCGTCGAGCCATGCGCGGATGGCGTCGGCCGTCAGCTCCGGGGAGCTGAGCTGGGGGCAGTGGCCGATGGCGTCGAGGACCACCAGGGTCGCGTCGGGCAGCTGCTCGGCGACGTACGTCCCCACCTCGACGGGGGCGATGACGTCCTCGCGGCACTGCAGGACCAGCGCCGGCACCGCCACGTGGGGCAGGTCGGCGCGGTTGTCGGAGAGGAACGTCGCCTCGGCGAAGCGGCGCGCGACGTCGGGGTGGGTGCGGCAGAACGCCGCCGTGAGCTCGTGGCCCAGCTCGGGTCGGTCGGGGTTCCCGACGATCGCCGGTGCCATGGCGGCCGACCAGCCCAGGTAGTTGCTGGCCAGGGAGGAGAGCAGCTCGTCGATGTCCTCGCGCGTGAAGCCGCCGGTGTAGCCGTCGTCGTCGAGGTAGCGGGGGGAGGGCCCGACCATGACCAGGCCCGCGAACAGCTCCGGCTCGGCGATGGTGGCCAGGGCCCCGATCATCGCCGCGACCGAGTGGCCGACCAGCACGACGTCGCGCAGGTCGAGGGCCTGCAGCACGTCGAGGAGGTCGGCGGCGTAGCCGTCGAGGTGCCGGTGCCGGTCGGGGTCGTACGCCGCGGGGTCGCTCCCGCCGGCCCCCGCGAAGTCGAAGGTCACCACTCGGTGGCGGTCCGCGAACATCGGGGCGACGTGCCGCCACATGCTCTGGTCGCACCCGAAGCCGTGGGCGAAGACCAGCGGTGGGGCGTCGAGGGGTCCCTGGACGGTCACGGCGTGGCGCGTCACGGGGTCCATGCCGGTGACGCTAGCGGTGGGCGCGGCCGACGGCCAAGAGCCGAACGGCTCCGTCCGGTCGCTTCAGTCGAGGCAGAACTCGTTGCCCTCGACGTCCTGCATCACCAGGCAGGACTCGTCGACGCCGTCGGCGGGCAGCAGCCGCACGTGCACGGCGCCGATCGCCTCCAGCCGTGCGCCCTCGGCCTCGAGCGCCGCCACCCGCTCCTCGCCGACCAGTCCGGTGCCGACCCGCACGTCGAGGTGGACCCGGTTCTTGACGACCTTCCCCTCCGGGACGCGCTGGAAGAACAGCCGCGGCCCGGCACCCGTCGGGTCGACGCAGGCGAACGCCGAGCTCTGGTGCTCCGGTGGGAGCGAGGCGTCGAAGTCCGCCCACGAGCCGAAGCCCTCCGGCGGCGGCGGCACGACGTACCCCAGCACCTCGCACCAGAAGCGTGCGACCCGCTCCGGGTCCGCGCAGTCGAACGTCACCTGGACCTGCCGCACCGTCGCCGTCGCCGTCGCCATTGACGCACCCTAGTCCGCGGACCGCGCCTCGGTCAGCCGTCGGGGCGGGTGGACCGAGCCGTCGAGGACCTCCCGGGACCCGAGCGGCTCGGCGAGCTCGACCAGCACGGTCGTCCACGGGTTGCCCGGGCAGCGCTGTCCGCCCTCGGCCGGGGTGGAGGTCCAGGTCAGGACGACCGACTCCGCCGTCTCCACCACGGCGGGCTCCCGGAGGAACGGGTCGGGGGCCCGCCCGCTCGTGCACTCGACCTCCGACACCTCCACCGCGAGGCTCGTCGGGCCCGTGCTGCGGTAGCGCTCGACCCGCGCCCACGAGGCCCCGTCCGGGAGCAGGGGCCTCAACCCGCAGTCACCCCAGCCCTCCGCCGACCACCCGCCCCCGGTGGACCGCAGCTCCAGCACGAAGGCGCCGTCGGTGGCCGGACCCTGCTCGGTCCACCGCCCGATACCGACGACCAGGGTCGGCCCGTCCTGCGCCAGCACCCGCCAGTCGACGCCGATCCCGTCGCGGAACAGCGACATGCCGGCCTCGGCCCCGGTGCGCGGGTCGTCGAGGACGTCCTGGAACGCCTCGCGCGTCTCTCCCTCGGTCAGGACGCCCGGGACTCCCTCGGCCATGGTCGACGGGCGCCACCCGACGTCACCGCCGCAGGACACCAGGACCTCCTCCTGCACCTCGGCCGCGGGCGCCGGGGCCGACGAGGACCCCTCCGCGCACGCCGAGGCGACCAGCGCCAGGCACCCCAGCACCCCCAGCACCCCGGCCCCTGCACGTCGTCCC
This window harbors:
- a CDS encoding lysine N(6)-hydroxylase/L-ornithine N(5)-oxygenase family protein, with protein sequence MSATSDSHVHDVVGIGLGPFNLGLACLADPVEDLDCVFLEARDHLAWHPGMMLDDATLQVPFLADLVTMADPTSRWSFLSYLKETGNLYPFYIRESFYPLRREYDDYCRWAAERLGSVRFGQAVTAVEHDGSCYVVTTARGEVFRGRRVVLGTGTQPRVLSCVRDAGGPAIHSADYLVHKQALQRLPRITIVGSGQSAAEIYHDLLGESPDHDYELVWLTRSPRFFPMEYTKLTLEMTSPEYTTYFQGLPAGTRDRLLREQRSLYKGISGDLVDAIFDLHYRLRVQGAGPRTTLMTGTAVTEAAWDGTAYTLGLHHDETGEDVSVRTEGLVLATGYAARVPDFLQPVRDRLRLDGQGRYLASATYAVDHGGSEVFVQNAEEHTHGFVAPDLGMGAYRNSVIIAAITGREVYPVEKRIAVQSFGVPDHLRSVPR
- a CDS encoding aspartate aminotransferase family protein; translation: MLPASPTRQRARDTRHLFHPDHLDDFLASMRLGLDHLADALRAQSGPATGVLPEQAAKVVADVDLDRPLGDTGAALAEMSRVWLDDAVWFHDPSYVAHLNCPVVVPALLAELFVSSVNSSLDTFDQSVGGTFVERHLVDWTAARIGFGAGADGVFTSGGTQSNLQALHLARDAALVAGHPVTDLRVLASVDGHFSVQKAARLLGLPPDAVVTVAVDADHRMDPAALGRALAGVREAGLVPMAVVATAGTTDFGAVDPLPAVAALASAYGAWLHVDAAYGGGMLASARLRPRLDGIERADSVTVDYHKTWFQPVSSSALVVRDGRHLGHVTWHADYLNPKDPEGTGHPNQVDKSLQTTRRFDALKLWLTLRVMGPDTIGGYVEDVVDLATAVGARLADHPDLELAATPQLSTVVFRYRPAGLAEDTADLLAGRIRATLYERGAAMVAATKVDGRCWLKLTLLNPMATLEDVLAVTDAVAGLGRELTAEVAA
- a CDS encoding PP2C family protein-serine/threonine phosphatase, with the protein product MARRAGRGLSPATGGLQQAEPAARLLDRAPCGLLTTDPDGRVVTVNATFLRWTARSAEEVVGRRLVELLTPGGRIFHETHYAPLLRLQGSVHELAVDLRCADGARLPVLLNATLVREPDEPDGADGADGAEREVHVAVFEATERRRYEQDLLRARDEARAAEDRARSLARTLQQTLIPPVPPQVPGLDLAAAYRPAGDGTQVGGDFYDVFPTAPDEHVVVLGDVSGKGVDAAVVTSLVRNTVRALAVLHHRPSDLLAELNDVVGAHETERFCTVVLMRMRREADGAWQVTVSAGGHPPPILLRPGRRPVELAVGGPLVGVLGDQTWAEVELRVLPGEALVLYTDGVTEARGAEAYFGDERLLATLDRLGTGDVASLVEALTDEVVAFQSGVTHDDVAIVALSPR
- a CDS encoding alpha/beta fold hydrolase, whose product is MDPVTRHAVTVQGPLDAPPLVFAHGFGCDQSMWRHVAPMFADRHRVVTFDFAGAGGSDPAAYDPDRHRHLDGYAADLLDVLQALDLRDVVLVGHSVAAMIGALATIAEPELFAGLVMVGPSPRYLDDDGYTGGFTREDIDELLSSLASNYLGWSAAMAPAIVGNPDRPELGHELTAAFCRTHPDVARRFAEATFLSDNRADLPHVAVPALVLQCREDVIAPVEVGTYVAEQLPDATLVVLDAIGHCPQLSSPELTADAIRAWLDEQAAA
- a CDS encoding VOC family protein, with protein sequence MATATATVRQVQVTFDCADPERVARFWCEVLGYVVPPPPEGFGSWADFDASLPPEHQSSAFACVDPTGAGPRLFFQRVPEGKVVKNRVHLDVRVGTGLVGEERVAALEAEGARLEAIGAVHVRLLPADGVDESCLVMQDVEGNEFCLD